The Asticcacaulis excentricus CB 48 genome includes a window with the following:
- the glnA gene encoding type I glutamate--ammonia ligase: MTAADILKLIKEKDVKYVDVRFTDVRGKMQHVTFDIDLVDEDFLNDGTMFDGSSIAGWKAINESDMKLRPDLKTAYIDPFYQQTTLFLFCDVINPDTNEPYNRDPRSIAKKALAYVQSAGIGDTVYFGPEAEFFLFDDVRWSIAPNNTGFSFDSSELPINSAKEYAEGNMGHRPGPKGGYFPVNPVDSCQDLRGEMLAVMGELGMEPEKHHHEVAPAQHELGLKFSDMLTMADRTQLYKYVVQNVAHAYGKTATFMPKPMFGDNGSGMHVHQSIWKNGKPLFAGDKYAGLSDLCLWYIGGIIKHAKAINAFANPTTNSYKRLVPGYEAPVKLAYSSRNRSASIRIPWVSSPKGKRIEARFPDPLGNPYLTFTALLMAGLDGIENRIDPGPAADKNLYDLPPQEQKAVPEVCGSLREALDNLDKDRAFLKKGGVFDDDFIDSYIELKMEEVMAFELRPHPIEFEMYYKG, encoded by the coding sequence ATGACCGCAGCAGACATTCTCAAGCTCATCAAGGAAAAGGACGTCAAGTACGTTGACGTTCGCTTCACCGACGTTCGCGGCAAGATGCAGCATGTGACCTTCGACATCGATCTCGTCGATGAAGACTTCCTCAATGACGGCACCATGTTCGACGGTTCGTCGATCGCCGGCTGGAAGGCCATCAACGAATCCGACATGAAGCTGCGCCCGGACCTGAAGACGGCCTATATCGATCCGTTCTATCAGCAGACCACCCTCTTCCTGTTCTGCGACGTTATCAATCCGGACACCAACGAGCCATATAACCGCGACCCGCGCTCGATCGCCAAAAAGGCGCTCGCCTACGTACAGTCGGCCGGTATCGGCGACACCGTCTATTTCGGTCCGGAAGCCGAATTCTTCCTGTTTGACGACGTCCGCTGGTCGATCGCGCCGAACAACACCGGCTTCTCCTTCGACTCTTCGGAACTGCCGATCAACTCAGCCAAGGAATACGCCGAAGGCAATATGGGTCACCGTCCGGGCCCGAAGGGCGGCTACTTCCCGGTCAACCCGGTGGACTCCTGTCAGGACCTGCGCGGCGAAATGCTCGCCGTCATGGGGGAACTGGGCATGGAACCGGAAAAGCACCACCACGAAGTGGCTCCGGCCCAACACGAGCTTGGCCTGAAATTCTCGGACATGCTCACCATGGCCGACCGTACCCAGCTCTACAAGTACGTCGTGCAGAACGTCGCCCACGCCTACGGCAAGACCGCGACCTTCATGCCGAAGCCGATGTTCGGTGACAACGGTTCGGGTATGCACGTGCACCAGTCGATCTGGAAGAACGGCAAGCCGCTGTTCGCCGGCGACAAGTATGCCGGTCTGTCGGACCTGTGCCTGTGGTACATCGGCGGCATCATCAAGCACGCCAAGGCCATCAACGCCTTCGCCAACCCGACGACCAACTCCTACAAGCGTCTGGTTCCGGGCTACGAAGCTCCGGTGAAGCTGGCCTATTCGTCGCGTAACCGTTCCGCCTCGATCCGCATTCCGTGGGTCTCCTCTCCGAAGGGCAAGCGTATCGAAGCGCGCTTCCCCGATCCGCTGGGCAACCCCTACCTGACGTTCACAGCGCTGCTGATGGCTGGTCTCGACGGTATCGAAAACCGTATCGATCCGGGCCCCGCGGCCGACAAAAACCTGTACGACCTGCCGCCGCAAGAGCAAAAGGCCGTTCCGGAAGTCTGCGGCAGCCTGCGTGAAGCCCTCGACAACCTCGACAAGGACCGCGCCTTCCTCAAGAAGGGTGGCGTGTTCGACGACGACTTCATCGACTCCTACATTGAACTGAAAATGGAAGAAGTGATGGCCTTCGAACTGCGTCCGCACCCGATCGAGTTCGAGATGTACTACAAAGGCTAA
- a CDS encoding TorF family putative porin → MKKFLLAATIAASALVAGAASAEGALSYNIAATNNYVWRGISQSNKEAAVQGGIDYTNGSFYAGTWASNVDFGSDASLEVDLYAGLKPTVGNWSFDFGAIYYAYPDEDALNFGELKAGFTHPMGKGTIGAAMYTNWETLENPYYELNAAYPLTEKWSVSGAMGKQELTNGDYTTWNIGAGYALTQNLSLDVRYWDTGDHDLGWTADGRNNMKEQIAVTLKAAF, encoded by the coding sequence ATGAAGAAGTTCCTCCTCGCCGCTACGATCGCAGCCAGCGCTCTGGTCGCAGGTGCCGCCTCCGCTGAAGGCGCCCTCAGCTACAACATCGCCGCCACCAATAACTATGTCTGGCGCGGTATCTCGCAGTCGAACAAGGAAGCCGCTGTTCAGGGTGGTATCGACTACACCAACGGTTCGTTCTACGCTGGCACTTGGGCTTCGAACGTCGATTTCGGCTCGGACGCTTCGCTGGAAGTTGATCTGTACGCTGGCCTGAAGCCGACCGTTGGCAACTGGTCGTTCGACTTCGGCGCTATCTATTACGCCTATCCGGACGAAGACGCCTTGAACTTCGGCGAGCTGAAGGCTGGTTTCACGCACCCGATGGGTAAGGGTACGATTGGTGCCGCCATGTACACCAACTGGGAGACGCTGGAAAATCCTTACTATGAGCTGAACGCGGCTTACCCGCTGACCGAAAAGTGGTCGGTTTCGGGTGCCATGGGTAAGCAGGAACTGACCAACGGTGACTACACCACCTGGAACATCGGTGCGGGCTACGCACTGACCCAGAACCTGTCACTCGACGTCCGCTACTGGGACACCGGCGACCACGATCTGGGTTGGACCGCAGATGGTCGCAACAACATGAAGGAGCAGATCGCTGTGACCCTCAAGGCGGCGTTCTAA
- the parE gene encoding DNA topoisomerase IV subunit B has product MPTAKPAPAKAEPAKTSAPAPSALTAEGYGASAIEVLEGLEPVRKRPGMYIGGTDEKAMHHLFAEVLDNAMDEAVAGHAKAIWVELDAEGYLSVRDDGRGIPVDPHPKYPGKSALEVVMTVLHSGGKFSGKAYETSGGLHGVGVSVVNALSEHLEVTVWRDGFEWQQVFSRGLSQGPIRQVAPSKKRGTRERFKPDEEIFGVGAHFKPARIYRMAKAKAYLFRGVQIHWKCDPSQISDHTPAEDKFYFPNGLADYLAERVQETETVTDIFSGRVERQGEAGAVEWAVTWSGAGFGEFDGFTQSYCNTIPTPDGGTHEAGLRAALTRSLKTYAEMTGDKRGGIITAEDVVAQAGVVISVFIKNPEFQGQTKDRLSSSEAQRLVEKALADPFDHWLISSPKQADRLLQFVVERAEDRLKKRKDKEVQRASATRKLRLPGKLADCARQDANGTELFIVEGDSAGGSAKQARNRNTQAILPLRGKILNIASATADKAKSNQELSDLGLALGVQPGARFKEDDLRYERIVIMTDADVDGAHIASLLITYFYRTMPSMIRNGHLYLAMPPLYRISHGTKIVYAKDDAHRLEILEKEFKGKKPEIGRFKGLGEMMPAQLKETTMDPKTRTLARVTLPENESDIEDLVETLMGRKPELRFKYIQQNAEFVGDDLDV; this is encoded by the coding sequence ATGCCTACTGCCAAACCCGCTCCCGCCAAAGCTGAGCCCGCCAAGACCTCGGCTCCCGCGCCCTCGGCCCTGACCGCCGAAGGTTACGGGGCTTCGGCGATTGAGGTGCTTGAAGGGCTGGAACCGGTGCGCAAGCGTCCGGGTATGTATATCGGCGGCACTGACGAAAAGGCGATGCACCACCTGTTCGCCGAAGTGCTCGACAACGCCATGGACGAGGCCGTCGCTGGTCACGCCAAGGCTATCTGGGTCGAACTGGATGCCGAAGGCTATCTCTCAGTACGCGATGATGGACGCGGCATCCCCGTCGATCCACACCCCAAATATCCCGGCAAATCAGCGCTGGAGGTTGTCATGACCGTCCTGCACTCCGGCGGTAAATTCTCCGGCAAGGCCTATGAGACCTCCGGCGGTCTGCACGGCGTCGGCGTCTCGGTGGTCAATGCCCTGTCTGAACACCTCGAGGTGACCGTATGGCGCGACGGGTTCGAATGGCAGCAGGTCTTTTCGCGCGGTCTCAGTCAGGGCCCCATCCGTCAGGTCGCGCCCTCCAAAAAGCGAGGCACCCGCGAACGCTTCAAGCCGGATGAAGAGATTTTCGGCGTCGGCGCGCACTTCAAACCGGCACGAATTTACCGCATGGCTAAGGCCAAGGCCTATCTGTTTCGCGGCGTACAAATCCACTGGAAGTGCGACCCTAGCCAGATTTCTGACCATACACCGGCAGAAGACAAGTTTTACTTCCCCAACGGTCTGGCCGATTATCTGGCCGAGCGCGTTCAGGAAACCGAAACCGTCACCGACATCTTCTCCGGCCGCGTAGAGCGGCAAGGCGAAGCCGGGGCCGTCGAATGGGCCGTCACCTGGTCCGGGGCCGGGTTCGGTGAATTTGACGGCTTTACTCAGTCCTATTGTAACACCATCCCCACGCCCGACGGCGGCACGCATGAGGCCGGCCTTCGCGCTGCCCTCACTCGCTCTTTGAAGACCTATGCCGAGATGACGGGCGACAAGCGCGGGGGCATTATCACTGCCGAAGACGTAGTAGCGCAAGCCGGCGTGGTGATCTCGGTCTTCATCAAGAACCCCGAGTTTCAGGGTCAAACCAAGGACCGCCTATCCTCCAGCGAGGCCCAGCGCCTGGTCGAAAAGGCGCTGGCCGATCCATTCGATCACTGGCTGATCAGTTCGCCAAAACAGGCCGACCGCCTGCTGCAATTCGTCGTCGAACGCGCGGAAGACCGCCTGAAAAAGCGTAAGGACAAGGAGGTGCAGCGCGCCTCAGCCACCCGTAAGCTTCGCCTGCCGGGCAAACTGGCCGACTGCGCACGTCAGGACGCCAATGGCACCGAACTGTTCATCGTTGAAGGCGACTCCGCCGGTGGCTCAGCCAAACAGGCGCGTAACCGCAATACGCAGGCCATCCTCCCCCTTCGCGGTAAGATCCTCAACATCGCCTCAGCCACTGCTGACAAGGCCAAGTCCAATCAGGAATTGTCCGATCTGGGGCTGGCCTTGGGTGTGCAGCCCGGCGCGCGTTTCAAAGAAGACGACCTGCGCTACGAGCGCATCGTCATCATGACTGACGCCGACGTGGACGGCGCGCACATTGCCTCACTGCTGATCACCTATTTCTACCGCACCATGCCGTCGATGATCCGCAATGGTCACCTCTATCTGGCCATGCCGCCGCTGTACCGCATCAGCCACGGCACCAAGATCGTCTATGCCAAGGACGACGCGCACCGGCTGGAAATCCTTGAAAAAGAGTTCAAGGGCAAGAAGCCCGAAATCGGCCGCTTCAAGGGTCTGGGCGAAATGATGCCGGCGCAGCTCAAAGAGACAACCATGGATCCGAAGACGCGCACCCTTGCGCGCGTCACCCTGCCTGAGAATGAGAGCGACATCGAGGATCTGGTCGAGACCCTGATGGGCCGCAAACCGGAACTGCGCTTCAAGTACATTCAGCAAAACGCCGAATTTGTCGGCGATGATCTGGACGTCTGA
- a CDS encoding TorF family putative porin — MKKVIIIAAATTALFTAGAASAESTVSYNIGVTTDYVWRGVTQTDENAAIQGGIDYTNGMFYAGTWASNVEFGGKADYELDLYAGVKPTAGNFTFDIGVLAYLYPQEDDLNFEEVKLGVSHPLGKGTIGAAAYLNTDDNFEDYFEVNAAYPLTDKVSVSGAFGDYGTYSTWNLGGAYALTSNLSVDLRYHDTDVDTRYSDERVVLSLKAAF; from the coding sequence ATGAAAAAAGTAATTATCATTGCCGCGGCCACTACGGCTCTATTCACAGCGGGCGCCGCCTCGGCCGAAAGTACGGTCAGCTATAATATCGGGGTTACCACCGACTACGTGTGGCGTGGCGTCACCCAGACCGATGAAAATGCGGCCATTCAGGGCGGCATCGATTACACCAACGGTATGTTTTACGCCGGCACTTGGGCATCAAACGTCGAATTCGGTGGCAAGGCCGACTATGAGCTGGACCTTTACGCAGGGGTGAAGCCCACAGCAGGTAATTTTACCTTCGACATCGGCGTGCTGGCTTATCTCTATCCGCAGGAAGACGACCTGAATTTTGAGGAGGTCAAACTGGGCGTTAGCCACCCCCTCGGCAAGGGCACAATCGGTGCGGCGGCCTATTTAAACACAGATGATAATTTCGAAGACTATTTCGAAGTCAACGCCGCCTATCCCCTAACCGATAAAGTGTCCGTTTCCGGCGCATTTGGTGACTATGGCACCTACAGCACCTGGAACCTTGGCGGCGCTTACGCCCTCACCTCCAACCTGTCTGTCGACCTGCGTTACCACGATACCGACGTCGATACACGCTACAGCGACGAACGTGTAGTTCTAAGCCTGAAGGCCGCGTTTTAA
- a CDS encoding GGDEF domain-containing protein, whose amino-acid sequence MSNDIEVSVRSSNAYSLAVEAIRLMEVHGVWPTPLNYEIWLYVAGDPNSALAQEIHRLIGSGEKITEEISESLASKFISRLKLNDEVRDAGLRLTRELASVSEVISEAQKAQKDYNETLEGARSSIDGDSDAQRLRQLVGRLTDATSQILNQHAHFEVRLSESSREVARLRKHLDQVRLEAMTDALTNLANRKSFDEALERHCDSDEGKNITLAVLDIDHFKRFNDTWGHQTGDQVLRYVASVLSRIGRAPRMAARYGGEEFAMIFPSENMAVVERLLNEARQEIASRVLKRRSTNEDLGTITISVGIAERDYGEDAYDLLDRADKALYQSKNNGRNMVTCAKSALKATDAA is encoded by the coding sequence ATGAGCAACGACATAGAAGTGAGCGTTCGCAGTTCCAATGCCTATAGCCTGGCAGTCGAGGCCATTCGGCTTATGGAAGTGCACGGGGTCTGGCCGACGCCGCTCAATTATGAAATCTGGCTCTATGTCGCGGGCGATCCCAACTCGGCTCTGGCGCAGGAAATTCATCGCCTGATCGGTTCGGGTGAGAAGATTACCGAGGAAATCTCCGAAAGCCTCGCTTCGAAATTCATTTCCCGCCTCAAGCTGAATGACGAAGTGCGCGACGCAGGCCTGCGTCTGACGCGTGAGTTGGCCTCGGTCAGCGAAGTCATCAGCGAAGCCCAGAAGGCGCAGAAAGACTATAACGAGACTCTAGAAGGCGCACGCAGCAGCATCGACGGTGATTCCGATGCACAACGCCTGCGCCAGCTAGTCGGGCGTCTGACGGACGCCACCTCGCAAATCCTAAACCAGCACGCCCATTTCGAGGTTCGCCTCAGCGAGTCCTCACGCGAAGTGGCACGTCTGCGTAAACACCTCGATCAGGTGCGCCTGGAAGCCATGACCGACGCCCTGACCAATCTGGCCAATCGCAAATCCTTCGACGAAGCGCTGGAACGCCACTGCGACAGCGACGAAGGCAAGAATATCACTCTGGCCGTTCTCGATATCGACCATTTCAAACGCTTCAACGACACCTGGGGCCATCAGACGGGCGATCAGGTCCTGCGTTACGTCGCCTCAGTCCTGTCGCGCATTGGTCGCGCCCCACGCATGGCCGCGCGCTACGGCGGTGAAGAATTTGCTATGATTTTCCCCAGCGAAAATATGGCTGTCGTCGAGCGTCTGCTCAACGAAGCGCGACAGGAAATCGCCTCCCGCGTGCTCAAGCGCCGTTCCACGAATGAAGATCTTGGCACGATCACGATTTCTGTTGGCATCGCCGAGCGTGACTACGGCGAAGACGCCTACGACCTGCTTGATCGCGCCGACAAGGCCCTCTATCAGTCGAAGAATAACGGTCGCAACATGGTCACCTGTGCCAAATCGGCCTTGAAAGCGACCGACGCCGCCTGA
- a CDS encoding ammonium transporter — translation MKTWIKLSKVLAASATLLMAAPVVTVAHAAAVTSEAAVSEAAPASEAAPAEAAAAEPPAPTLLAHQKPLELDLASSSFVFLSTALVLMMTLPGLALFYGGMVRKKNVIATVTQSVAVSCVAGILWYVVGYSLSFGVADKALLGLPAETVNKFIGGFDTVLLKGVTKDTAFNLAPGLPEMLWISYQMTFAIITPALITGAFAERIKLSGLLLFMALWSVFVYAPICHQVWGGGFMGSMGVLDFAGGAVVHVNSGVAGLVAALFLGRRKGYGTEEMAPNNLIFVMIGAALLFVGWIGFNAGSAWTPDGIGAAALLNTILAALAAALSWKLVEWTIRRKPSLLGILSGLVAGLVAITPAAGFVNPTGALIIGLIAGPVCYVFASWVKKLLGYDDSLDAFGIHGAGGALGAILTGVFADPAINSLSEGASVLTQVMGLVYTILWSAIGTLVILVICKFTTGLRVSEADEEAGLDSALHDEVHH, via the coding sequence TTGAAAACGTGGATTAAACTCTCAAAGGTGCTTGCGGCCTCCGCAACCCTCCTCATGGCGGCTCCGGTCGTCACCGTCGCCCACGCGGCGGCTGTCACTTCCGAAGCTGCGGTTTCGGAAGCGGCTCCGGCCTCAGAGGCCGCTCCGGCTGAAGCGGCTGCAGCCGAACCGCCGGCTCCAACCCTGCTCGCTCACCAGAAGCCGTTGGAACTGGACCTCGCGTCCTCGTCCTTCGTCTTCCTTTCGACTGCCCTCGTGCTTATGATGACCCTGCCGGGTCTGGCCCTTTTCTACGGCGGCATGGTGCGTAAAAAGAACGTCATCGCCACTGTGACGCAATCCGTCGCCGTGTCGTGCGTCGCCGGCATCCTCTGGTATGTTGTCGGTTACAGCCTGTCCTTCGGGGTGGCTGACAAGGCGCTATTGGGACTTCCGGCCGAGACCGTCAACAAGTTCATCGGCGGTTTTGATACGGTCCTGCTGAAGGGCGTCACCAAGGATACGGCTTTCAATCTGGCCCCCGGCCTGCCTGAAATGCTGTGGATCTCCTATCAGATGACCTTTGCGATCATCACTCCGGCCCTGATCACCGGCGCCTTCGCCGAGCGTATCAAACTGTCGGGTCTGCTATTGTTCATGGCCCTTTGGTCGGTCTTCGTCTACGCACCGATCTGTCACCAAGTGTGGGGCGGCGGCTTCATGGGCAGCATGGGCGTGCTCGACTTCGCCGGTGGTGCCGTTGTTCACGTGAACTCCGGTGTGGCCGGTCTGGTTGCGGCTCTCTTCCTCGGCCGTCGTAAGGGCTATGGCACCGAAGAAATGGCGCCGAACAACCTGATCTTCGTTATGATTGGTGCCGCCCTCCTGTTCGTCGGCTGGATCGGCTTCAACGCCGGCTCGGCCTGGACTCCGGACGGCATCGGTGCAGCTGCTCTGCTCAACACGATCCTGGCGGCACTCGCGGCGGCCCTGTCGTGGAAGCTGGTCGAATGGACCATACGTCGCAAGCCGTCGCTGCTCGGCATCCTGTCTGGTCTGGTGGCAGGTCTGGTCGCTATCACCCCGGCTGCGGGCTTCGTCAACCCGACGGGCGCCCTGATCATTGGCCTGATCGCGGGTCCGGTCTGCTACGTCTTCGCTTCGTGGGTCAAGAAGCTGCTCGGCTACGACGATTCGCTGGACGCTTTCGGCATCCACGGTGCGGGCGGTGCACTCGGCGCTATCCTGACAGGCGTGTTTGCCGACCCGGCGATCAACAGCCTGTCGGAAGGTGCCAGCGTCCTTACGCAGGTCATGGGTCTTGTCTACACTATCCTGTGGTCGGCCATCGGCACTCTTGTCATCCTCGTCATATGCAAGTTCACTACGGGCCTGCGCGTGTCGGAAGCGGATGAAGAAGCGGGTCTAGACTCGGCTCTCCATGACGAAGTGCATCACTAA
- a CDS encoding DEAD/DEAH box helicase — MTKFTDLGLNPDILKAVADTGYDTPTAIQEQAIPIALIGLDVLGIAQTGTGKTAAFTLPMIEKLASGRSRARMPRAIVLAPTRELADQVAEAFEKYAKYCKLNWALLIGGVSMADQVAKLDKGVDVLIATPGRLLDLFERSKVMLNGVQLMVVDEADRMLDMGFIPDIERIFKLTPPSRQTLFFSATMPPEITRLTEQFLKNPVRIEVSRPATTNENITQYVYRVPSGDSKLLAKAKRLALRTLIGQLEINNGIVFCNRKTDVDIVAKSLSVHGFNAAPIHGDLDQSLRMKTLDAFRSGELKLLVASDVAARGLDIPSVSHVFNFDVPHHADDYVHRIGRTGRAGRTGEAYLILAPNDEKNYDKVLKLIKKEPNTLELDVDWSPLADARPEREKPARGRGERTERDRSARPRRERGRKGESAVEAVTEAVVPEEIVVDAAPPPEKKTRRRKSTAADTPPPRAKAVSDDFPLKDNEDSLPKGPDCQGFGGHVPAFMLRSAYR; from the coding sequence ATGACCAAATTTACCGATCTAGGCCTGAACCCCGATATCCTGAAAGCCGTAGCCGATACCGGCTATGATACGCCGACCGCCATTCAGGAACAGGCCATACCCATCGCCCTGATCGGACTGGACGTTCTGGGAATCGCCCAAACCGGCACCGGTAAGACAGCGGCCTTTACCCTGCCGATGATCGAAAAGCTGGCTTCGGGTCGTTCGCGCGCCCGGATGCCGCGTGCCATCGTGCTGGCACCGACCCGCGAACTGGCCGATCAGGTGGCCGAAGCGTTTGAGAAATATGCCAAATATTGCAAGCTCAACTGGGCCCTGCTCATCGGCGGCGTCTCCATGGCCGATCAGGTGGCCAAGCTGGACAAGGGCGTCGATGTCCTGATCGCCACGCCGGGCCGTCTGCTCGACCTGTTTGAACGCTCCAAGGTGATGCTCAACGGCGTACAGCTGATGGTGGTTGACGAAGCTGACCGAATGCTCGACATGGGCTTCATCCCCGACATCGAACGCATCTTCAAGCTGACACCGCCGTCTCGTCAGACCCTGTTCTTCTCAGCGACCATGCCGCCGGAAATCACGCGTCTGACCGAGCAGTTCCTGAAGAACCCGGTCCGCATCGAAGTCTCACGCCCGGCGACAACCAACGAAAATATCACCCAGTACGTCTATCGCGTGCCTTCGGGCGATTCCAAACTGCTGGCCAAGGCCAAGCGTCTGGCGCTGCGCACCCTCATCGGGCAGCTGGAGATCAATAACGGCATCGTCTTCTGCAACCGCAAGACCGATGTCGATATCGTCGCCAAGTCTCTGTCGGTACACGGCTTTAATGCGGCCCCCATCCATGGCGATCTGGATCAGTCCTTGCGCATGAAGACGCTCGATGCCTTCCGCAGTGGTGAACTGAAACTGCTGGTGGCTTCTGACGTCGCGGCGCGCGGGCTGGATATCCCCAGCGTCAGCCACGTCTTCAATTTCGATGTGCCACACCATGCCGATGACTATGTACACCGTATTGGCCGCACGGGCCGCGCCGGTCGCACGGGCGAAGCCTATCTCATCCTCGCGCCCAACGATGAAAAGAACTACGATAAGGTTCTGAAGCTCATCAAGAAAGAGCCGAATACGCTGGAGCTGGATGTCGATTGGAGCCCGCTGGCCGATGCGCGTCCAGAGCGCGAAAAGCCTGCGCGCGGTCGCGGTGAACGCACTGAGCGCGACCGTTCGGCTCGCCCGCGCCGTGAACGCGGTCGCAAGGGCGAATCGGCCGTTGAAGCGGTCACCGAAGCCGTAGTCCCGGAAGAGATCGTCGTGGATGCCGCGCCGCCTCCGGAGAAAAAAACGCGCCGCCGCAAATCCACTGCGGCAGACACCCCGCCCCCGCGCGCAAAGGCAGTCTCTGACGATTTTCCGTTGAAAGACAACGAAGACAGCCTGCCCAAAGGTCCGGACTGTCAGGGTTTCGGCGGCCATGTGCCGGCCTTTATGCTGCGCAGCGCCTATCGCTGA
- a CDS encoding P-II family nitrogen regulator yields the protein MKKIEAVIKPFKLDEVKEALQEIGVQGMTVLEAKGYGRQKGHSELYRGAEYVVDFLPKIKIELVVADDLAPAALEAIQTAARTGKIGDGKIFVSDVIDVVRIRTGESGPQAV from the coding sequence ATGAAAAAGATCGAAGCTGTTATCAAACCTTTCAAGCTGGACGAAGTGAAGGAAGCCCTTCAGGAAATCGGCGTGCAGGGTATGACCGTTCTGGAAGCCAAGGGCTACGGCCGCCAGAAAGGACATTCCGAACTCTACAGGGGTGCGGAATATGTTGTTGATTTTCTGCCGAAGATCAAAATTGAACTCGTGGTTGCCGACGATCTGGCACCGGCCGCACTTGAGGCCATCCAGACCGCCGCACGCACGGGCAAGATTGGCGACGGCAAGATTTTTGTGAGCGACGTCATCGATGTCGTTCGCATCCGCACCGGGGAGTCCGGACCGCAAGCGGTCTGA